In a single window of the Halobaculum lipolyticum genome:
- a CDS encoding HAD family hydrolase has protein sequence MTLAVPERSRADLLADALAAGGAPELAGTVDRESYLDAHARHRTADSREPVFADLVEPHDVEADPEALATAYREAVTGALVPVSGARELVARLRERYRVGVLTNGPVVAQSAKLDHLGWWDDFDTVHISGDLPAGKPDRRAFEALLDGLGTAPEETVFVGDHPVEDVRGASTLGIATVQVLGDGEEPAPEADAAVARDRLAVDLPGILDRF, from the coding sequence ATGACGCTCGCCGTCCCGGAGCGGTCCCGAGCGGACCTGCTCGCCGACGCGCTGGCGGCGGGCGGCGCGCCCGAACTCGCCGGCACCGTCGACCGGGAGTCGTACCTCGACGCCCACGCCAGACACCGGACGGCCGACAGCCGCGAGCCGGTGTTCGCCGACCTCGTCGAACCCCACGACGTGGAGGCGGACCCCGAAGCCCTCGCGACCGCCTACCGAGAGGCCGTCACGGGCGCGCTCGTCCCGGTTTCGGGTGCCCGCGAACTGGTCGCCCGGCTCCGCGAGCGCTACCGGGTCGGCGTCCTCACCAACGGCCCGGTGGTGGCGCAGTCGGCGAAACTCGACCACCTCGGCTGGTGGGACGACTTCGACACGGTCCACATCTCCGGCGACCTCCCGGCCGGTAAGCCCGACCGGCGCGCCTTCGAGGCGCTCCTCGACGGGCTGGGCACCGCTCCCGAGGAGACGGTGTTCGTCGGGGACCACCCCGTCGAGGACGTGCGCGGCGCGTCCACCCTCGGCATCGCCACGGTGCAGGTGCTCGGCGACGGCGAGGAGCCGGCGCCGGAAGCCGACGCCGCGGTCGCCCGCGACCGCCTCGCGGTCGACCTGCCCGGGATCCTCGACCGGTTCTGA
- a CDS encoding DUF2240 family protein, with the protein MTLEAAVAAPFRGAGTDRMGEGEFVVALSLDRDWFSPDQAKRLVDIATGRGLLDDADGDLVARFDPAEVHVPPDFEPDESILREQSTFEKAVDAIVAGGVEKREAVAAANRRQRDAGVTLETAAVLVAREHGVDVDGIAAEVRDGLVAAGAGDGADDGAGDAPDSAGGTE; encoded by the coding sequence ATGACGCTGGAGGCAGCCGTCGCCGCGCCGTTCCGCGGTGCCGGCACCGACCGGATGGGCGAGGGGGAGTTCGTCGTCGCCCTGTCGCTCGACCGCGACTGGTTCTCCCCGGACCAGGCGAAACGCCTCGTCGACATCGCGACCGGTCGCGGCCTCCTCGACGACGCCGACGGCGACCTCGTCGCGCGCTTCGACCCCGCGGAGGTCCACGTCCCCCCGGACTTCGAGCCGGACGAGTCGATCCTCCGCGAGCAGTCCACGTTCGAGAAGGCCGTCGACGCCATCGTCGCGGGCGGTGTGGAGAAACGCGAGGCCGTCGCCGCCGCGAACCGTCGCCAGCGCGACGCGGGGGTGACGCTGGAGACCGCCGCCGTGCTCGTGGCCCGCGAACACGGCGTCGACGTCGACGGCATCGCCGCCGAGGTCCGAGACGGGCTGGTCGCCGCCGGCGCGGGCGACGGTGCGGACGACGGTGCGGGCGACGCCCCGGACTCCGCCGGGGGGACCGAGTGA
- the pan1 gene encoding proteasome-activating nucleotidase Pan1 codes for MTDTVDDVDLPYEDEAASQQEKIEALQERLEVLEGQNEEMRDKLLDANAENNKYQQKLERLTHENKKLKQSPLFVATVQELTGDGVVIKQHGNNQEALTEVTDEMREDLEPDDRVAVNNSLSVVKKLEKETDVRARVMQVEHSPDVTYADIGGLDEQMNEVRETVEMPLKSPEMFTKVGIQPPSGVLLHGPPGTGKTMLAKAVANETDATFIKMAGSELVHKFIGEGAKLVRDLFEVARENEPAVIFIDEIDAIASKRTDSKTSGDAEVQRTMMQLLAEMDGFDERGEIRIIAATNRFDMLDPAILRPGRFDRLIEVPKPEAAGRELIFEIHTRDMNVADDVDFAELAELTEGASGADVKAVCTEAGMFAIREDRTEITMADFEAAWEKTSQAEDTDADDSLAFA; via the coding sequence ATGACTGACACCGTTGACGACGTGGACCTCCCCTACGAGGACGAGGCCGCGTCGCAGCAGGAGAAGATCGAGGCCCTCCAGGAACGCCTCGAAGTCCTCGAAGGCCAAAACGAGGAGATGCGCGACAAGCTCCTGGACGCGAACGCGGAGAACAACAAGTACCAGCAGAAGCTGGAGCGGCTCACCCACGAGAACAAGAAGCTCAAGCAGTCGCCGCTGTTCGTCGCCACGGTCCAGGAGCTGACCGGCGACGGCGTCGTGATCAAACAGCACGGCAACAACCAGGAGGCGCTCACCGAGGTCACCGACGAGATGCGCGAGGACCTCGAGCCGGACGACCGCGTCGCCGTCAACAACTCCCTGTCGGTCGTGAAGAAGCTGGAGAAGGAGACGGACGTCCGCGCCCGCGTCATGCAGGTCGAGCACTCGCCGGACGTCACCTACGCCGACATCGGCGGTCTCGACGAGCAGATGAACGAGGTGCGCGAGACCGTCGAGATGCCGCTCAAGAGCCCCGAGATGTTCACGAAGGTCGGCATCCAGCCGCCCAGCGGGGTCCTCCTCCACGGGCCGCCCGGGACGGGGAAGACGATGCTCGCGAAGGCGGTCGCCAACGAGACCGACGCCACGTTCATCAAGATGGCCGGCTCCGAGCTGGTCCACAAGTTCATCGGCGAGGGCGCGAAGCTCGTCCGCGACCTGTTCGAGGTCGCCCGCGAGAACGAACCGGCGGTCATCTTCATCGACGAGATCGACGCTATCGCCTCCAAGCGGACGGACTCCAAGACCTCCGGCGACGCCGAGGTCCAGCGCACGATGATGCAGCTGCTCGCCGAGATGGACGGCTTCGACGAGCGCGGCGAGATACGCATCATCGCGGCGACGAACCGCTTCGACATGCTCGACCCCGCTATCCTCCGGCCGGGCCGCTTCGACCGCCTCATCGAGGTGCCCAAGCCCGAGGCCGCGGGCCGCGAGCTGATCTTCGAGATCCACACCCGCGACATGAACGTCGCCGACGACGTCGACTTCGCGGAACTGGCCGAACTCACCGAGGGCGCCTCGGGCGCGGACGTGAAGGCCGTCTGCACCGAGGCCGGCATGTTCGCCATCCGCGAGGACCGCACCGAGATCACGATGGCCGACTTCGAAGCCGCCTGGGAGAAGACCTCCCAGGCGGAGGACACCGACGCGGACGACTCGCTGGCGTTCGCGTAG
- a CDS encoding MarR family transcriptional regulator: MSATDAEAAGEDATTDRWEPVRDLPPSAKLVAKVLEYEDTLSQSELAEETLLPPRTVRYALSRLEETDVVESRFSFTDARKRLYSLEL; the protein is encoded by the coding sequence ATGAGCGCGACCGACGCGGAGGCCGCCGGCGAGGACGCGACGACCGACCGGTGGGAGCCGGTGCGTGACCTGCCGCCGAGCGCGAAGCTGGTGGCGAAGGTGCTGGAGTACGAGGACACGTTGAGCCAAAGCGAGTTGGCCGAGGAGACGCTGTTGCCGCCGCGGACCGTGCGGTACGCGCTCTCCCGGCTCGAGGAGACCGACGTGGTCGAGTCCCGCTTCTCGTTCACCGACGCGCGCAAGCGCCTCTACTCGCTGGAGCTGTAG
- a CDS encoding helical backbone metal receptor has protein sequence MVTDRIVSLAPSATATLAALADRGARAGTGPLDRLVGVTHACEPPAAAGDPAVVGGWPNPDLDAVVRLEPDVVLTCDALQRETVEALRERGLDVAHVEPTRLADVFDYVADVGAAAGVAERGASLATDLRGRVERVRTAVPDDPDDRPVVYAEEWGEPPMAAGNWVPDAVAAAGGRCPFVAPGERSRAVDADDVAAAEPDHAVLHWCGENRAPSATAFADRGWDVDAAVHVVDDALLNQPGPRLIDGVETLAALLHGVER, from the coding sequence ATGGTGACCGATCGGATCGTGTCGCTGGCGCCGAGCGCGACGGCGACCCTCGCGGCGCTGGCCGACCGCGGAGCGCGGGCGGGAACCGGTCCCCTCGACCGACTGGTCGGCGTGACCCACGCCTGCGAGCCGCCGGCCGCCGCCGGCGACCCGGCCGTCGTCGGGGGGTGGCCGAACCCGGACCTCGACGCCGTCGTGCGGCTGGAGCCGGACGTCGTCCTCACCTGCGACGCGCTCCAGCGCGAGACCGTCGAGGCGCTCCGGGAGCGCGGACTCGATGTCGCCCACGTCGAGCCGACGCGGCTGGCGGACGTGTTCGACTACGTCGCCGACGTCGGGGCGGCCGCCGGCGTGGCCGAGCGCGGGGCGAGCCTCGCGACCGACCTCCGCGGGCGCGTCGAGCGCGTCCGCACAGCGGTCCCGGACGACCCCGACGACCGGCCGGTCGTCTACGCCGAGGAGTGGGGGGAGCCGCCGATGGCCGCCGGCAACTGGGTACCCGACGCCGTCGCCGCCGCCGGCGGGCGGTGCCCGTTCGTCGCGCCCGGCGAGCGGTCGCGCGCTGTCGACGCCGACGACGTGGCGGCCGCCGAACCCGACCACGCCGTGTTGCACTGGTGTGGCGAGAACCGAGCGCCGTCGGCGACGGCGTTCGCGGACCGTGGCTGGGACGTCGACGCCGCGGTCCACGTCGTCGACGACGCGCTGTTGAACCAACCCGGGCCGCGACTGATCGACGGCGTCGAGACGCTCGCGGCGCTGCTCCACGGTGTCGAGAGGTAG